The Athene noctua chromosome 23, bAthNoc1.hap1.1, whole genome shotgun sequence genome window below encodes:
- the C23H6orf89 gene encoding bombesin receptor-activated protein C6orf89 homolog, with the protein MAEAGSGGAARPGPSAPRVPPPSRAGGARSRAAERGSRRAVPGDFSSEAMELSANELSIYDKLSETIDLVRQTGHQCGMSEKAIEKFIKQLLERNEPQRGPPRYPILVALYKGLLTLGLVLLTVYFVIQPYSPLPPEAPLSRAHAWGSLIGHIRLLSLPIAKKYMLEKCQDWWAAGCRQNTSTLPANCTVCSAVKSLQIVTDFGELSEKLQRSQPFLIKTGQHLSYEELKHFQSQDPDLAEVIIEENSAELWSCPFFFPWNKSVNKTRILQEIFPTSSLLSFPKTVSLESCFLIRHPDLGNKSYSLHSLVAVGSGQLTLTVVPLDKCRGHCEMFKVELEAGDLGYASADYWTMSFMAKGTEPAVVCDGAAS; encoded by the exons ATGGCGGAAGCAGgaagcggcggggcggcccggcccggcccctcggccCCCCGCGTCCCGCCTCCATCGCGGGCGGGAGGAgcccggagccgggcggcggagcggggcagccGCCGGGCGGTGCCGGG AGATTTTTCATCGGAGGCCATGGAGCTGTCGGCCAATGAGCTCAGCATTTATGACAAGCTGTCGGAGACGATCGATCTAGTGAGGCAGACTGGCCACCAGTGTGGGATGTCAGAAAAAGCCATAGAGAAATTCATCAAGCAGCTCTTGGAAAGAAATGAGCCCCAAAGGGGACCTCCACGGTACCCAATCTTAGTGGCTCTCTACAAG GGCCTGCTCACACTGGGATTGGTCTTGCTGACTGTTTACTTCGTGATCCAGCCATACAGCCCGCTGCCACCTGAAGCTCCGCTCTCCAGAGCCCATGCCTGGGGCTCCCTCATCGGTCACATCCGGCTGCTCTCTCTGCCCATTGCCAAGAAGTACATGCTCGAGa AATGCCAGGACTGGTGGGCAGCAGGTTGCAGACAGAACACTTCTACGCTTCCTGCAAACTGCACAGTCTGTTCTGCTGTGAAAAGCCTTCAGATAGTGACAGACTTTGGAGAACTATCAGAAAAGCTCCAGAGGTCTCAGCCTTTTCTAATCAAG ACAGGgcagcatctctcctatgaagaacTGAAGCATTTTCAGTCCCAGGATCCAGACCTGGCAGAGGTTATAATAGAAGAAAATTCAGCTGAATTGTGGAGCTGcccatttttctttccctg GAACAAATCTGTGAATAAAACTCGGATTCTGCAGGAAATTTTCCCCACTTCCTCTTTGCTGTCCTTCCCCAAGACAGTGTCCCTGGAGAGCTGCTTCCTCATCCGCCATCCAGATTTGGGGAATAAG agCTACAGTTTGCACAGCCTCGTGGCTGTTGGAAGCGGGCAGCTCACCCTGACTGTTGTACCTCTGGACAAGTGCAGAGGACACTGTGAGATGTTCAAGGTGGAGCTGGAAGCTGGAGATCTGG GTTATGCCAGCGCGGATTACTGGACGATGAGCTTCATGGCCAAAGGGACAGAGCCGGCGGTTGTTTGTGACGGAGCTGCTAGCTAA